Part of the Caulifigura coniformis genome, GCGGCGACGTGTGCGTTTGACGGCACCAGGGGACGTCCCAATGATGACAGAGTGCAACCGGCCGGATTTCGATGTCCTGAGTGCAACGTGCCGCTGCGACTGCGGGATCGGTCGCAGTTCGGACGGGAGATCGACTGTCCGGACTGCGGGACGCGGCTGCGGATCGTGGCCGATCGAGGCGAGGTCCGGGCGGAACGTGCGACGGAACCTGTTGGGCTCGAACTGCCCAAGACTCGGAGTTCCAGGAGCACTCTGCGGCTGATCTGGGGAGTGACGGCCTGTCTGGGCGTGGGGGTGGTGTGGTATGCGAGCCGACCCGCGAAGACGGAGCCTCTTCCTCGTGAAATCACGGTCGAGCAGGCGGAGCCCGCCGGGCCTGAGCCTGCTCCTCAGACGGCAATTGCTCCTCAGGCGGTCGTTGAGGAGCCTAAAGAGGAATTACCTCCGGTCGTCGTCGCACCGGTCGTTGAGCCTCCGAAGCCTGCAGCTGCCCAGACACCTCCGGTTGTGGCCGTCCCTCCCGACGACCCTCCGCTGATGCCGGAACTGGCTCCGGACCAGCCGGTGGTCGACGTCGCCGCGCAGCTGTCCCTGAAGATTGACGAGTACTCGCAGGTGAAGCCGGCGCCGGTGCGGCTGCTGTTGAGACAGATCGCAGAACTGAGCGCGGTCCCGGTCGATCTTTCAGAAGTGGAGGCCGAGCCGTGGAAGACGAAGCTCGATCAGGCGATCAGCGTGGAGCTCAAAGCGACGACGGTCGGCGGTGTGCTGGAGGAAGTGCTGAAGCAGGCGGGGTTGGGGAGTCGGCAGCAGGACGGGGTGATTTTTGTGGTGCCGGAGGGGGGATGAGGTTGGCGGTCGCTTGAGGCTTGTTGAGGTGGATGGCTCGGCAACGCTTGGCACTGGCTGAAGCAGACCAGTGGCACCCGGCACCCGGCGCAGAGCGGCCGTCGGATCGCTTGAAAAACTGCCGTGACACGATAACACTGCAGCCATCTCGTGTTGGGCTGGGCTATTTCTCGATCACGTCCCTTTTCTGAAGGACGTGCGGAATGGCGGCAAATGACGGAGGACGGCGGCGGTCTCTTCCAAAGTTCATGACGATCCTATGCTGTCTGATTGGCTGCGGCTCTGGGACGGGAACCTTCGAATGCACGGCGACGATGACGATTCGCCCAGAAATGGAGCCGCAGAGAATCGCGTATTTCAAGTGCGATGCTGCAGGCGATGCGATTGGCCCGGTCGCGTACGCAGACTACTCGCGTACTTCGGCCGATCAGGAGACTGGAATGGTTGTTGGCAAGGCGACTGTCCAACTGCAGAAGACCTGCCTCTATAAGTTTCAAGGCCAAGTTCTGGTTGTGGGCCAGGGCTGGGTTTCGAATGGCTGGGAAGACCAGATGAACACAGGCCAGGAATACGATGGTCGTACCTCCGTTAATCTGGACGGCTAGGTTACTCCCCCGTGACTAATTACCGGCGAGGTGTGTCACTGCTGGAGATTCTGGTCTCGATTTTCGTGATCGGAATACTTCTGGCGCTGTTGTTGCCGGCGATCCAAGGTTCACGGCAGGCGGCTCACAAGCTGGAATGCAAATCGAACCTCCGGCAAATCGGGATTGCTCTTCACAACCATCTTGATGCGAAGGGCAGTTTCCCGACCGGGGAATCGGCGATGAAGGAATTGCTTCCCTACGTCGAGCAGGCGGCGAAAGTTCAGTACGACAAGCCGATCCGCCTTTACCAATGCCCAACCGACGCGGACCTGCCCCGAAACATAGCGGTGACGAGCTTCCGCCTGAACTTAGGTTCGGGCATCGGTTCTGATTTCAATGGCGTGTCTGTACTTCGTGCCTTGAGGCCGAAAGGCCTCAAGGCCAGCGAGATCACGGACGGCATGTCGAACACCGCATTGGCTTCGGAGCGACGCTTCGCGTTCCGTAGCGAAGCCAGTCTCGAAGAGCTTGAGAGCTCGTGCCTCGCGCAACCCCACAAGTGCATCTGGTGGATCAGGGGGACATTTAGGCCTGGCCAGGAGGACTCGTTTGCCGCCCACTGCGCTGATTCGCGGAACCGGATAGGCGTTCAACCGGTCAATCGGTCGTACATGCAAAGCCTCATCGTGTGGGAAGACGGGTACAACCACACCTTCTCGCCAAACGCTGTCGCATGTTATACGCAGTCGCCACCGATGGGCGCGCAGGACGACGCGGCCATTCCCGCCACCAGCATGCACCAGGGCGGCGTCAATCTTTGCCTCTGCGACGGAAGCGTGCGATTCGTCGCCAATGGCATCGACATCGGAGTTTGGCGGGCATTGGGGACCCGCGGCGGCGGCGAGCCGATTTCGGATTTCTAACCTCCGGCGATCAACCGGCGACGAATACCATTATCCGTCGGGTGCCACTGACAGCTGAATCTGGTTGGCACTGCGCTGCAAGCAGGCCAGTGGCACTTGGTTGACGACCGTCAGTGCAACTCCGGCGCAACCTCCCACGTCACGGTAGGGGACTGTTCTTTGGCAACTCGAAATATTGGGGATCAACTCCCGGGTAAAACGGGGTGAAAATCGATTCAACAACTCGTCACACATGTCACAGGTGTCACATGTCCAAAACTCCAATGTTTCAGAGAGGTTTTGGCTGTCACAGGTCGTCACAGGTCTCCCGGCAGGGCTGCAGACGCCAGGCGACGGTGAAGGCCGACGCTGGCAGCGTCGACAACGGGCGTGGGGTCACTTCGTCAGGAGGAACTCCCGGAGGAACATCGCCGTCACGGCCGTGACGTAATCTCGGTTGTCCCGTTTGGCGAAGCCGTGCCCTTCGTTGTCGGCGTACACCGTCCACACCGGGGCGTTGTTTTTGCGGACGAGCGGGGCGATCAGCTCGGCCTCTGAAAACGGCACGCGGGGATCGTTCTTGCCGTGGGCCACCATCAATGCCGAATGGATCTTGTGGGCATTGTTCGTCGGGTTGATTCGCTCGAAGACCTTCAGCATTTCGGGGTCGCGCTCGTCGCCATATTCGGCGCGGCGGAGGTCGCGGCGGTACTCGCTGGTGTTCTTGAGGAACGTGACGAAGTTGGCGATGCCGACGACATCGACGCCGGCCTTGATCCGTTCGGGGAAGTGCGTCAGCGAGGCGAGGACCATGTAGCCGCCGTAGGAGCCGCCGTAGACAGCGACGCGATCCTTGTCGAGGTCCGGCTGCGCCGCAATCCAGTCGAGCAGGGCGCCAATGTCCTTGACGCTGTCTTCCCGCTTCTCCGCGTTATCGAGCTGGAGATAGGTTTTCCCGTAACCATCGGAACCCCGAACGTTTGGCCGGATCACCGCGATGCCGAGTTCATTCAGCAACAGCTGGTCGAAGCCGGTGAAGAACGGGCGGTACTGCGATTCCGGTCCCCCGTGGATATTGATGAGCACAGGGGCCTTGGATGTCGCGGTTGCCGATCGGGGCTTGAAGACGTAGGCCGGGATGTGGTGGCCGTCGAAGCTCGGGAACTGAATGCGCTCCGGCACGATGAAGCGCGCGGGGTTGAGGCCGCCCACTTCGCTGTGGGTCCATTGTGTGAGCACGCCATTGGTCAGCAGGATCGTGTAGGCATCGGCCGGAGCGTTCGGCTTTGCGAGGGTGAAGCCAAGCTGTGTGCCATCGTCGCTGAACTGGAGCGACTCGATGATTCCCAGCGGCGTTTCGAGTTTCCGGCGCTCCCGCCCCTCAATGAGATAGAGATCGCTCGCGCCATCGGCATTCACCGTGAACGCGACGTTGCCCGACTTCGGATCCACCTCGATGCGGTCGACGTTCCAGCGGATGTCGCTCGTCAGCCAGGTCTTGTACTCAAACGACTGCAGATCGACGACCGCCAGTTCGAGGAACTCCCCTCGGGCGTCGCACGAGACGTACGCCGTCTTGCCATCCGGGGCGAAGGCCAGGTGGCCGAACGAAACCTTTCCAGGAGCACCGGGCGGCGGCGGGATCGGCGTGCGGACCTTCGTCGTCATATCGAACACGGCCGGGTAGCTCTCGTTGATCGAGACGTACCGGGACATCAGAAGTTTCCTGCCATCGAGGGACAGGTCCTGCGGGTCCCACAGCTCGTTCTCGACCTCCATCAACTTCTCAGGCGAGGCCGGATTCCGCGGATCGAGGCGGAAGAGATCCATGTCGCGGCCGTTGCGCGCGTTGTGAGCGACGATGAGGAAGGAGCCGTCCTCGGACTGTGGGCCGAACGTGTGCCGCGACGTGCCATCAGTCAGCAGAATGACGCGTCCGTCTTCACGGTCGAATCGGAGCAACTGGTTGTTTTCATTTCCGCCTGCAGAAAGCTGCAGCAGCAGCGTGCCGTCCTGCGTTCCCTTCAGGAACCGTCCGTCCGTGGGTTCGTCGAGAAACGTCATCTGTTCGCGTCGCCCGCCCGGCTCGTACACACGATGCAACTGCATCGTGTTGCCGAACTGCGTCTGGATCAGAATGCCTTTGCCATCAGGAGCCCAGCCACGGAAACCGGCGTTCCGGACGCTCTGGTACTGCCGGAGCTGGTCCATGAGCTCCTTCGGGACCGCCGGGACCCCTGAGACGTCCATGGCCGGCGGGCGAAGCGGGTCGTTTTCAGCAGCAGGGGCGGCGACAGTCGAGGTAATCATCATCAGACCAGCAAGGGCGGCTGCTTTGCACATGGAAACGACCGCGGAAGGAGAGGGCAGGAGGTGAAGTACCCGAAGTTTAGTCGTGAAAGCGGAGCGTTTCGAACGGTTTCGGCGAATGCCGCCGACCGGGCGAGGCGATGCGACGTTGGCCGCGAAATGGGCTTGGGGCGTGCTCGGGCGACTCGGTATCTTCCCGCCACGCCGTGGTGCGCTGAGACGAACAGGACTTGTCATGAAAATCCGGAGCCGGTTTGCGATCCGACTGCTTGGTCGAGCGCTCGCCGCCTGCGCGCGTGTTTACTTCCGGTTGCTGAAGACGGAGTTCCATCTCGCGCGTCCGCTGACGTCTCCTTACGACGAAAAAGGAAACACCGTTTACCTGTACTGCCTGTGGCATCACAGCATCCTGTGCGCGATCTTCTGCGGCAGGTCGGTCCGGCTCGCCGGCCTCGTCAGCAGGCATGAAGACGGCTCGTACGTCGCTGACGCGATGGAATGCGTTGACCTCACGCCGATCCGTGGGTCGAGCAATCGCGGCGGCGCGGCGGCGATGAAGCAGATGATCGATGCCACGGAACGCCTCAATATTGCCATCGCCACGGATGGTCCGCGCGGGCCGCATCACGTGGTCAAGGAAGGCATCATTTTCCTGGCCTCGCAGAGTGGCCGGGCGATTCTGCCGACGGGGGTTTCCGCGACGCGGTCGTGGAGACCCTGGCTGAAGTGGTCGTATCTCTTGATTCCCAAACCGTTCAGTCGTGTGGTGATGGTGGGCGGAGAGCCATTCTTCGTCCCCCCGGACCTTTCGCGGGAGCAACGGGAGGAGTACCGACAGAAACTGCAGGCCGAGATGGACAGGTTGCTCGAGATTGCGGAGCGGAAGGCCCGCGGCGAAGGATCGCCGCCTGCCGAGTCGATGGCGCTGAACCGCGCCGCCTGAGAACGAGAGTAGCAGCGTCGGGCCTGGATTCAGACCCTGACCGCCGAGTTTCAACACAAGGACGACAGGGATGTCATCCACGACACTGGTGATTCCGTGCTACAACGAAGAGCGCCGGCTTGATGGTCCGGCGTTTCTGCGTTTTGCCGCCGCCAACGCCTCCGTCCGCCTCCTGCTCGTGAATGACGGCAGTCGGGATCAGACTCTCGGCCTTCTCAGGCGCCTTGCCGACGAGCGGCCGATCCAGATCAGCGTCCTCGATCTCGCGCAAAACAGCGGCAAGGCCGAGGCGGTGAGGCAGGGGATGCTCCAAGCGCTGTCTGAGGGAGCAGACTACGCAGGATATTTCGACGCGGATCTCGCCACCCCGCTTGAGGCCTCTATTGAATTCACGAGAGTCCTCGACCGTCTGCGCGGAATCGATGTGGTTGTCGGATCACGACTCCAGTTGCTCGGCCGCGCCATCAACCGGCGACGCAAGCGGGCGTTTCTGGGGCGGGTGTTCGCGCGGGCAGCGTCAATGACGCTGGGGATCGCCATTCACGACACGCAGTGCGGCGCCAAGTTGTTCCGCGCCACTCCCTGGGTTGCGGCCGCGTTTGACCAGCCTTTCTGTACCCGGTGGATCTTCGACGTCGAAGTGCTCGCCAGAATCGCGCAATCGACAGAGGCAGCGGGCGGTCCGTCGTTGACCGAGTGCGTCTACGAGTTTCCGCTGGATGACTGGCGGGAGGTCGCCGGTTCAAAACTCAAGGCCACTGATTTCCTGAAGGCCCCTGCAGAATTGGCACAGATCTATTGGCGCTATCTCGGGCCGTTCCGGTCCGAGGCAACTCCCGTTGTGGAGATGCCCCGCGTCGTTCTCTCGCTGGCCCGTGAAGACGCGAGGCCAGCCGAACAGGATGCAGCACGCAGGGCCGCGTGACGCCTCTTCACGTTCGATGTTGCCGATTGCCCCGGAGGGATCCCTGGGCCGCGTCCGCTCGTTTCTGGCACGTGGCCGCGATTAGCGGCGACCGCGCACGTCGATTCCCAACCTTGACGTCGTTCCTGGGCGGTGACCGAGTTTGGCCGAGTGTCGTCAGGCTGAAACGCAGCGTCGCACTTTGGATGACGGGTGCGGCCGTAGGGGATGTTCACGGGATTCCGTAGTAACTGCTTGCGAATGCAGGTGTTGCAGGATTTGCGATGTTCGCGGTCCGCGATGGCACCGCCGCTGCAATCTCTTTCTTCCGTCCCCACGAGGGACGCCACAAACAATCACGCAGGAAGCGTGTTCATCATAGTTCGAGGCAGACTGACGGGGACCGGCCGGCACACCACCGCCCGTCCCTGGCTTCTGCTGAGACTCAGATGTCGGACGGCGATGCAAGTGCATCGCCGGTGCAGACGTCTGGAGATGCGGAGCGTTATTCGGAGACCGCCACTCTCCAATGATCGTGAAGCAGCGAGATTTTGTCCCGTTCAGTCAGCCCGCAACGGTGTGAAATCGCTGTCCAGCAATCAATGAATGCGCTCCGCGTCTCCAGTCGCCTGCTTGTTGGAAACGAGCGGTCGTCTCTTCCCGGACGATGACTGATGACGACGGCGTCGCCCTGTCAGGACGACTCGTTGCGCCGGCAGAACATCCCATCGCGAGGAATATTATGCTGCCTGTGATCGGCTACTCCCTGCCATGTCACGCCCTCGAATGCCTGTCAGATCCGGCGGTCGAGGCCGTCGACATCCTGTTCGACAACAGCCTGGATGCAGGACGCGTTGCGGCTCTCCACAGTCGGCATCCGTTCGGCGTGGTGAACTTCGATCTCGGCTCGCTGGCTCTCACGGAAGACTTCCAGGCGTGGCGCAGGCAGCGCCAATCGCTGGGGCAACTGGCCGCTGCCGGTTGGGGAACCACCGTCAGCGTGAGCCTCACTGCCCAGTCTCCCGAACCGGGCGACGACACGACGCTCATCCGGGTTGTGGAACTTGTCCGCAGCCTGCAGGCCAGTTTTGAAGGTTCGCGTCTCTATCTGGAGATCGTGCCGGCGGTGAAAGAGCCGGCCACTCTCCAGCGTGACGCCGATTTTCTGGTGGACGTTCTGCAGAAGACGGGGTGTGGCTGGCTGCTGAACGTCGCCGATACGTATGCCCGCAGCAGGAATCTCGGGTTCGACCCGTATGACCAGATCGCGGAGGTCCTTCCCTCCGCGACGAATGTCCTGATTCGCGCCTCTTCAGTCCGGTTTGAGAAGCGCATCGGCGCTGTTGTGACCGTGACTGAGGGCGCGATTCCGGACGAGGTCTGGTCGCTGCTGCGTCATTCACTGGTGCTCGGGATCCACAAGACCCGGGCAGTTGTGTTCTCCGGCCGTGAGAGACGGGGAGGCGAAACGCTGCGAAAGAGCGATCTCCGCCACGCACGGTTCATCGTTGACCGTGTGCAGGGACGGCAGCGCATGTTGAAGCAGCAGGGGAGCGTTCGCGATTTCCTGGCCCGTGGCACGATTCGGCACGAATAGTCGCCGTCGTGCTGGGCCGGGTTCTCCGAACCCACCGTCCGCAAGAAAAAGAAAAGGCCCGAGGGGACTCTCGATCGAGTCCCTTTTTTGTTCAAGACTCAGCAGGGCGCAAGACGCCCTGGGATTCACAGAGTCGGATTGTTGGCGACAGCGGCGAACATCGGAGCGTTGCCGTATCCGGGAGCCATCGCGGTTCCGCCGACGGGGGCTGCATAACCGACCGGGCCGTATCCACAAGCGCCGCCGGGGCATCCGCCCATCGGAGCGACCTGGCCGCAAGGGCTGCAACCGCCGCCGTATCCGCCGTAAGGATGGAACAGGTGGCTCAGGCAACCGCAGCAGCCGGAACCGGAGACGGACAGCGCGAGGCCGACAATGGCGAGGGTGAAGCGTTTCATGGGTCTCATCCTTGAAGGGCGGGGCCGTCAGTGAACCTGCAGGAACACAGAGGCTGGGGCGATGCCGGATTCGTTCCCAATGCTGGCCGTGGCGTCACAACCGGAAGCAGGAGACGGAAACTGGCGGGCTGAAGTGAGGGGTCTGAGGGGAAGTGAGTTGTGCAGGTGACTCGAGAACCGAATCAGGACGCTGCGGCGGAGTGTTTATCCCGACCGGCAATTTTTGGTCAATAGTTTTTTTGAAAAACGGCTCAAGTTCAGCGGCTCCTAAGCCGACGGCGCGGCCCGAGATCTCGCACGCTGAGTTCTAAGTGCTGTCTCTCGCGGGGGATAGCCTCTCGGTGCGCGCTCTGCGAATTTGTGGAGAGCGGGGAAACCCGCAGGGTCTTCGGGCGACGTTTTTCAAAACTGCTCTATACTCCGGCCGCGCTTTTCCTCTCAGCCCGTTGCCGACTCCATGCGAAACGTTGACGCGACCCGTCCTCTTTCTGATCTCTCTCTTGCCGGCCGTCGGGGCGCGGTTTTTCCTGGAAGCGATGTCCCGGATCGCCCGCTCGAGGACCTGATCCCGGCGAAGTACCGCTCCAAGACGCTCCCGCCGCTGCCCGAGGTGACTGAGCCGGACGTCGTCCGGCACTTCGTGAACCTGTCCACAAAGAACATGTGCGTCGATACGCACTTCTATCCACTTGGCAGCTGCACGATGAAGTACAACCCGAAGCGCCACGAACGCGTTTCGCGGTTCGCCGGGCTCGGAGACCTGCACCCCTATGCGCGGCCGGAGGACAGCCAGGGCCTGCTTCAGATGATGTTTGAAATGCAGCAGATGCTCGGAGAAATCGCTGGGCTGCCGGCAGTGACGCTCCAGCCTGCCGCCGGTGCCCAGGGGGAGCTGACGGCTCTTCTGGTGGCTGCGGCCTATTTTCGCGACCGCGGCGAAGAGCGAACGAAAGTGCTGTTTCCCGCCAGCGCCCACGGAACAAACCCGGCCAGCGCCGCACTCGCCGGGTTCGAGTGCGTGCAGCTCAATAAATCGGTCAACGGCTTTGTCGACCTGGAAGAACTCAGGGAAAAGCTCGACGACAAGGCCGCTGTCTTCATGATCACAAACCCCAACACCCTGGGGCTCTTTGAGAAGAACATCGCAGAAATCTCGCGGCTCGTGCACGAAGCCGGCGCGCTGGTCTATATCGACGGCGCCAACATGAATGCCATCCTGGGCATCACCCGACCGGGTGACTTCGGCGGCGACATGATGCACTACAACGTCCACAAGACGTTCACCGGACCTCACGGCGCCGGTGGCCCCGGGGCAGGGCCGATTGCGGTTCGTCCGTTTCTGGCCGACTACCTTCCGGGGCCGATCGTGACTCAATCGGCGGATGGTCGATTCGGTCTGGAAACGCCTGCCAGGTCGATCGGCCGGGTTCGCTCGTTCTTTGGGAATGTCGGAATTCTGCTGCGAGGGTACCTCTATCTGAGGACGCTCGGGCCGGGCGGAACGAAGGCGGTTTCGGAAACGGCCGTGCTGAACGCCAACTACGTGATGGCAACGCTGAAGGATGTCTTTCCGGTTCCGCATGGTGATCGCTGCATGCACGAATTCGTCGCCTCGGCCCGGTCCATCAAGGCGGAACGTGGTGTCACGGCAATGGATATCGCGAAGCGGCTGCTCGACTACGGGTATCACGCCCCGACGGTCTACTTCCCGCTCGTCGTGCAGGAGGCGTTGATGATCGAGCCCACGGAAACGGAATCGAAAGAAACGCTCGACGCGTTCGCCGCCGCACTTCGGAAGATTGTCTCCGAGAGTACCGAGACCCTGAAGGGCGCTCCGCATACGTCGACCATCAGCCGCCCGGATGAAGTCGCCGCCGGACGGAACCCCGTCGTGTGCTGGGGCGGGGCGTGCGAGCCGGTGCCGGTCGGGGTATAGTGTTGACCTTGTCCTCCCCCAGGGGAGGGCGATGCGCGGGCGGACTGCGAATGGCATCTCCGCCGGCAGTTTCTGCGCGGCGGAGATGGCTGTTAAAACGCCTTGTACGGCTGCAATTGCAGCCGAAGATGACACTCAGTGACGGGAAAGAACTTTTTCCCAAATGAGAACTGAGCGGTTTCGCCGAAGAGTCGCTTCCACTTCGCAGCGGCGCGAGTATATGTTCGCCCCATCAACTACTCGTGGCTGATGGATGACGAGCTGACTGCGCCGGTCGCTGTGTCCTTTCGACCGAGTCTAAGCAGGCAGTGATCCCCGTCGATGAGACGATCGGTCGCCCCTCTGTGGGCGGTTGATGCGCCGCTTGCAAAGCTCAGCTACGTTTCAGCAACGTTGTTACGCCGCAACTTTGAAGGTTCGTGAAGGTCCGAGAGGATGGCCCAGGTCTTTCATCCGCTGGCGAATGCACTCGCCAGAACGACAATCTTCGGCGCGGTTTTTATCGCGCTCGGATTGCTCGCGACCATCTACGCCTTTTCGACGTCCGACTACGCCACCCAGGCGCACGTCGTTCGGGCGCAGCCGGTCGAATTCAGCCACCAGCATCACGTTGGCGGGCTGGGGCTCGACTGCCGCTACTGCCACAGCACTGTCGATAAGCAGGCTTTTGCCGGTATGCCGGCCACGGAAGTCTGCATGAGCTGCCATTCGCAGATCTGGTCGGACAGCCCCAAGCTGGCCAAGGTCCGTGAAAGCTTCAAGACGGGCAAGCCGCTCGAGTGGACCCGTGTCACGGACGTCCCTGACTACGTTCACTTCGATCACAGCATTCACGTGACGAAGGGGATTGGCTGTGCGGAATGTCACGGTCGCGTCGATCGCATGCAGATGATGTCCCGCGAGCACTCGCTGCACATGAAGTGGTGTCTCGACTGTCACTGGACGCCCGAAAAGCACGTTCGTCCCCGAAGCGACGTCTTCAAGATGGCGCTCGCTTCGCCGACGCCTGAGGAGTCCAAAGAACTCGTCGAGAAGTATCGCCTGAAGGCGCCGACTCATTGTTCCGCCTGTCACTACTGAGATCGACGGGCAGGTTGATCGCATTGAAAGAGCCGGCCGGCCCGCGAGCCGTTCCAACGCACTGATGTCAAACCCCAATCCCCAAACCCCGACCCTTGATCGCTGGCGGACGCTGACGGATATCCATCCGGAGCTGCCGATCATCGACCCGCCGGTCAATCACCAGTTTGACCTGATCAAGCTGCGCGCGGGGTTTGACCGCCGGCATTTTCTCGAAGTCATGGGCGCATCGATGGCGCTCGCGGGGGCCACGGGGTGCCGACCCCAGCCGACCGAGACGATCGTTCCGTATTCGAAGCTCCCCGAGCAGATCGTCCCCGGACGCCCCCTCTACTTCGCGACCACTTTTTCCGATTGCGGGCGGACCCTTGGCCTCCTGGTGGAAAGCCATGAAGGCCGGCCGACGAAAGTCGAAGGGAATCCTGCACATCCCGCCAGCCTCGGGGCGACGGACGCTGTCTCCCAGGCATCGATTCTCTCCCTTTACGATCCGGATCGCTCCCAGGGGGTGAAGCGGATCGACGAAATCAGCACCTGGGAAGCCTTTCTCGCCGACCTGCGTGACGCCCTGCGGGCCCAGAGTGGGCGCCAGGGAGCAGGGCTCCGGATTCTGACGGAAGCCGTCGTCTCGCCGACCCTTGGCCGGCAGGTCAAGGAACTGGTCGCTCAGTTCCCGGCTGCAAAGTGGCATCAGTACCAGCCAGGGCATGCCGATGGCGCGTTTCAGGCGCAGCAGAAAGCCTTTGGCCGGAATGTGACCGTCATCCCGCGGTTTGATCGCGCGGAAGTCGTGGTCTCGCTCGATGGAGATTTTCTGGGCGGCATGGACGGCAGTGTGGCGAACACGCGGCACTTCATGTCGCGCCGCGACGTTTCCGCAGGTCAGAAGGCACTGAATCGTCTGTACCTGGCCGAAACCTCGGTTTCGACGACCGGTACGATTGCCGATCATCGCCTGCCGGTCTCGCCTGGCGGGCTGGTCTCGGTCGTGCAGTTGCTGGCGTCGCTTTCCGGCGTCGCCGGAATGGAAGGCGTGAAGCCGGTCGGGCTCAGTGAACAGTCGATCGGGTGGGTCGGTGCCGTTGCAGAAGACCTGAAGGCCCACCGCGGGACATCGCTCGTCATCGCCGGCGACAGCGCTCCCTGGCAGGCGCATCTCGCCGCCTACCTGCTCAATGACCTCCTCGGCAACGTCGGCAAGACGGTCGAATACATCGATCCCGTCGAGGTCGAGCCCGCCGATCACGGGGCGTCGATTGCCGATCTGTACGGCGACATGACGGCCGGCAAAGTCGAAGTGCTGCTGATCGTCGGCGCCAACCCGGTGTACACCGCTCCGGCCGACTTCGACTTCAAGTTGGCTCTGAAGAACGTCAAGAGGCTGGTGGCCCAGCTGAGCCCCTACGAAGACGAAACGTCTCCGTACTGCCACTGGCATCTTCCCCAGACTCATTTCCTCGAGAGTTGGAGCGATGCCCGCGCCTTCGACGGCACGGCCAGCATCGTTCAGCCTCTCATTGCTCCGCTGTTCGACGGCATCTCGGCGCATCAGTTCCTTTCGGCCGCGACCGGCAAGACCGTCGTCACCGCTTACGACGCCGTTCGGGAAACCTGGAAGTCGCTGGGTGGAGAAGGGGGCTTTGAAGGAGCTTGGCGGCAGTCGGTGCATGACGGAGTGATCGCGGACACGGCTTCAACGGCGATTGCCGTCACCCCCAAGGTCAGCCCAGAGGATCTGGTGGCTCTGCAGACGGCATCTGCGGCGGCGACCGGAACCTATGAAGTCAAATTCGCTCTCGATCCCACGATTCTCGACGGTCGATTCGCCAACAACGGCTGGTTGCAGGAGCTGCCCAAGCCCTGGACGCGCCTGACCTGGGACAACGCCGCACTGATTTCGCCTCAGATGGCGAAGGAACTGGGCGGAGTCCGCGAAGGCGACCGCATCGAGCTGAAACTCAAGGACCGCTC contains:
- a CDS encoding lysophospholipid acyltransferase family protein, whose amino-acid sequence is MKIRSRFAIRLLGRALAACARVYFRLLKTEFHLARPLTSPYDEKGNTVYLYCLWHHSILCAIFCGRSVRLAGLVSRHEDGSYVADAMECVDLTPIRGSSNRGGAAAMKQMIDATERLNIAIATDGPRGPHHVVKEGIIFLASQSGRAILPTGVSATRSWRPWLKWSYLLIPKPFSRVVMVGGEPFFVPPDLSREQREEYRQKLQAEMDRLLEIAERKARGEGSPPAESMALNRAA
- a CDS encoding S9 family peptidase, translating into MMITSTVAAPAAENDPLRPPAMDVSGVPAVPKELMDQLRQYQSVRNAGFRGWAPDGKGILIQTQFGNTMQLHRVYEPGGRREQMTFLDEPTDGRFLKGTQDGTLLLQLSAGGNENNQLLRFDREDGRVILLTDGTSRHTFGPQSEDGSFLIVAHNARNGRDMDLFRLDPRNPASPEKLMEVENELWDPQDLSLDGRKLLMSRYVSINESYPAVFDMTTKVRTPIPPPPGAPGKVSFGHLAFAPDGKTAYVSCDARGEFLELAVVDLQSFEYKTWLTSDIRWNVDRIEVDPKSGNVAFTVNADGASDLYLIEGRERRKLETPLGIIESLQFSDDGTQLGFTLAKPNAPADAYTILLTNGVLTQWTHSEVGGLNPARFIVPERIQFPSFDGHHIPAYVFKPRSATATSKAPVLINIHGGPESQYRPFFTGFDQLLLNELGIAVIRPNVRGSDGYGKTYLQLDNAEKREDSVKDIGALLDWIAAQPDLDKDRVAVYGGSYGGYMVLASLTHFPERIKAGVDVVGIANFVTFLKNTSEYRRDLRRAEYGDERDPEMLKVFERINPTNNAHKIHSALMVAHGKNDPRVPFSEAELIAPLVRKNNAPVWTVYADNEGHGFAKRDNRDYVTAVTAMFLREFLLTK
- a CDS encoding STN domain-containing protein, whose translation is MPLRLRDRSQFGREIDCPDCGTRLRIVADRGEVRAERATEPVGLELPKTRSSRSTLRLIWGVTACLGVGVVWYASRPAKTEPLPREITVEQAEPAGPEPAPQTAIAPQAVVEEPKEELPPVVVAPVVEPPKPAAAQTPPVVAVPPDDPPLMPELAPDQPVVDVAAQLSLKIDEYSQVKPAPVRLLLRQIAELSAVPVDLSEVEAEPWKTKLDQAISVELKATTVGGVLEEVLKQAGLGSRQQDGVIFVVPEGG
- a CDS encoding multinuclear nonheme iron-dependent oxidase, which produces MLPVIGYSLPCHALECLSDPAVEAVDILFDNSLDAGRVAALHSRHPFGVVNFDLGSLALTEDFQAWRRQRQSLGQLAAAGWGTTVSVSLTAQSPEPGDDTTLIRVVELVRSLQASFEGSRLYLEIVPAVKEPATLQRDADFLVDVLQKTGCGWLLNVADTYARSRNLGFDPYDQIAEVLPSATNVLIRASSVRFEKRIGAVVTVTEGAIPDEVWSLLRHSLVLGIHKTRAVVFSGRERRGGETLRKSDLRHARFIVDRVQGRQRMLKQQGSVRDFLARGTIRHE
- a CDS encoding DUF1559 family PulG-like putative transporter, coding for MTNYRRGVSLLEILVSIFVIGILLALLLPAIQGSRQAAHKLECKSNLRQIGIALHNHLDAKGSFPTGESAMKELLPYVEQAAKVQYDKPIRLYQCPTDADLPRNIAVTSFRLNLGSGIGSDFNGVSVLRALRPKGLKASEITDGMSNTALASERRFAFRSEASLEELESSCLAQPHKCIWWIRGTFRPGQEDSFAAHCADSRNRIGVQPVNRSYMQSLIVWEDGYNHTFSPNAVACYTQSPPMGAQDDAAIPATSMHQGGVNLCLCDGSVRFVANGIDIGVWRALGTRGGGEPISDF
- a CDS encoding glycosyltransferase translates to MSSTTLVIPCYNEERRLDGPAFLRFAAANASVRLLLVNDGSRDQTLGLLRRLADERPIQISVLDLAQNSGKAEAVRQGMLQALSEGADYAGYFDADLATPLEASIEFTRVLDRLRGIDVVVGSRLQLLGRAINRRRKRAFLGRVFARAASMTLGIAIHDTQCGAKLFRATPWVAAAFDQPFCTRWIFDVEVLARIAQSTEAAGGPSLTECVYEFPLDDWREVAGSKLKATDFLKAPAELAQIYWRYLGPFRSEATPVVEMPRVVLSLAREDARPAEQDAARRAA